A region of Salinibacter sp. 10B DNA encodes the following proteins:
- the argC gene encoding N-acetyl-gamma-glutamyl-phosphate reductase, whose translation MTLSTTTSPSAPPESTTGSARVGVLHGASYVGGELIRILANHPSATLAAVTSRTFAGQSLAEPHASLRGQVKQSFVAPDKVDLDGLDAVLVAGEHGQSMHLVPELLEAGFEGPIVDLSADFRFRDADIYPEWFDVEHPAPDLLDTATYGLPEWRDGAPSGQITANPGCFATGITLALAPLAVQETPFSVHVTALTGASGSGAKPSSATHFPTRDGNVRPYKVLAHQHGPEILQTVGPHVNLNFVPASGPWTRGIWGTAQVDWPSPLSPDAVNDWFDDAYADAPFVRYSPGELPSLQPAVGTPFCDVGWQRDEDTLVVGFALDNLLKGAASQAVQNLNRALGFSETAGLLPERTVATTE comes from the coding sequence ATGACACTGTCCACCACGACCTCTCCGTCCGCTCCTCCCGAATCTACGACCGGCTCGGCACGTGTTGGCGTATTGCACGGCGCCAGTTACGTGGGCGGTGAGCTGATTCGAATTCTGGCCAACCATCCGAGTGCCACGCTGGCCGCCGTCACCAGTCGTACGTTTGCAGGGCAGTCGCTCGCCGAGCCGCACGCCTCGCTCCGCGGACAGGTGAAGCAATCGTTTGTTGCGCCGGATAAGGTAGATCTTGATGGTCTCGACGCCGTCCTGGTGGCGGGGGAGCACGGGCAGAGCATGCACCTCGTGCCGGAGCTTCTAGAGGCAGGCTTTGAGGGGCCGATCGTGGACCTGAGTGCAGACTTCCGCTTCCGAGACGCTGACATTTATCCGGAGTGGTTCGACGTGGAGCACCCGGCGCCTGACCTTCTCGACACAGCGACCTACGGTCTGCCGGAATGGCGCGACGGCGCACCGTCCGGCCAAATTACTGCCAATCCGGGCTGTTTTGCCACCGGCATCACACTGGCGCTTGCCCCGCTGGCCGTGCAAGAGACGCCCTTCTCGGTCCACGTGACAGCCCTCACCGGCGCGTCTGGCTCGGGCGCGAAGCCCTCCTCCGCCACCCACTTTCCCACCCGTGACGGCAACGTACGGCCCTACAAGGTGCTGGCCCACCAACACGGGCCCGAAATTCTGCAAACCGTAGGCCCGCACGTTAATCTCAACTTCGTGCCCGCCTCCGGTCCCTGGACGCGTGGCATCTGGGGCACCGCCCAGGTCGACTGGCCGTCCCCGCTTTCTCCCGATGCGGTGAATGACTGGTTTGACGACGCCTACGCGGACGCCCCGTTCGTCCGATATTCGCCGGGCGAGCTTCCGTCGCTCCAGCCCGCCGTGGGCACACCGTTTTGCGACGTGGGCTGGCAGCGAGACGAGGACACGCTCGTCGTCGGCTTTGCCCTCGACAATCTTCTGAAGGGCGCCGCCAGCCAGGCCGTCCAGAATCTGAACCGGGCGCTCGGATTTTCGGAAACCGCTGGGCTTTTGCCCGAACGGACAGTTGCTACGACTGAGTGA
- a CDS encoding N-acetylornithine carbamoyltransferase: MSSSDLRHVLHASELDDSVWRSVLDSAVSYKENDTRTNSADGKTIGLLFFNPSLRTRTSMEVAAAHLGADSTTLTPGEGTWNLAWEDGAVMDGDAAEHVREAIGVLSRYHDALGVRVFASGTDYEADKSDELIRRVAEVATVPVINLESAWAHPCQAVSDASLLTDRFDGDPSGKDFVLTWTYHPKALPMAVPNSTVKMAARCGMNVTVARPESHALDDGVMEAAQSLADPHGATVSATDDLDAAVKDADVVYAKSWGGPLVYTDPEKEAEIRTSSRDWRVTADRMARTTDGAFMHCLPVRRNVVVDDAVMDGSHAVHLDQAEYRLHAQKALLDYVWDLG; encoded by the coding sequence ATGTCCTCTTCCGACCTTCGGCACGTTCTCCACGCTTCCGAACTGGACGATTCCGTCTGGCGCTCGGTGCTTGATTCGGCCGTCAGTTATAAGGAGAACGATACCCGCACCAATTCGGCGGATGGCAAGACGATCGGGCTTCTCTTCTTCAATCCGTCGCTCCGCACCCGAACGTCCATGGAGGTGGCTGCCGCCCACCTTGGCGCCGACAGCACGACGCTCACGCCGGGGGAGGGCACCTGGAATCTGGCCTGGGAGGACGGGGCTGTGATGGATGGGGACGCCGCCGAGCACGTGCGGGAGGCGATCGGCGTCCTCTCGCGCTACCACGATGCCCTGGGCGTCCGCGTCTTTGCTTCTGGCACCGACTACGAAGCGGACAAGAGCGACGAGCTCATCCGTCGCGTGGCCGAGGTCGCGACCGTACCGGTCATCAATCTGGAATCCGCCTGGGCCCATCCGTGTCAGGCGGTGTCTGACGCCTCGTTGCTCACCGACCGGTTTGACGGCGATCCCAGCGGCAAGGACTTCGTGCTGACGTGGACCTACCACCCGAAGGCGCTCCCGATGGCCGTGCCAAACTCGACGGTCAAGATGGCCGCGCGCTGTGGCATGAACGTGACGGTGGCCCGGCCCGAGTCGCATGCATTGGACGACGGTGTGATGGAGGCCGCGCAGTCCCTTGCCGATCCGCACGGCGCTACGGTATCAGCAACAGACGATCTGGACGCGGCGGTGAAGGACGCCGACGTGGTCTACGCCAAGTCCTGGGGCGGGCCGCTCGTGTACACCGATCCGGAAAAAGAAGCAGAGATTCGGACGAGCAGTCGAGACTGGCGGGTCACCGCCGACCGAATGGCCCGGACGACCGACGGTGCATTCATGCACTGTCTGCCCGTCCGCCGCAACGTGGTGGTGGACGATGCAGTGATGGACGGATCGCACGCCGTCCACCTCGACCAGGCCGAGTACCGCCTCCACGCGCAGAAGGCGTTGCTTGACTACGTCTGGGACCTCGGCTGA
- a CDS encoding nuclear transport factor 2 family protein: MARLLLLFTILLSLVPASRAQSGASPSTARSSAQEVRATIDALFDAMRAGDSAAVRGVFHPNARLHTALGADTSSVQATQVEAFASAVGRPHEEVWDERVWDVEIRIDGPLASAWVPYVFYLGEERSHCGVNALQLVRHRGGWRILQLTDTRRQKCAVPAEVQK, encoded by the coding sequence ATGGCTCGGCTTCTGCTTCTCTTTACGATACTTCTGTCGTTGGTACCAGCTTCGCGTGCCCAGTCCGGCGCGTCTCCGTCGACCGCCCGGTCCTCTGCACAAGAGGTTCGAGCGACCATTGATGCGCTCTTCGACGCCATGCGGGCGGGCGACAGTGCGGCGGTGCGTGGTGTTTTTCATCCGAACGCCCGGTTGCATACCGCGCTAGGAGCTGATACGAGCAGCGTACAGGCGACGCAGGTCGAGGCGTTTGCCTCTGCTGTCGGTCGGCCACACGAGGAGGTGTGGGATGAGCGGGTCTGGGACGTGGAAATTCGGATCGATGGTCCGCTCGCCAGTGCCTGGGTGCCCTACGTGTTTTATCTTGGTGAGGAGCGCTCGCATTGTGGCGTGAACGCCCTCCAGCTGGTGCGGCATCGAGGGGGCTGGAGAATTCTCCAACTCACCGATACGCGACGGCAGAAGTGTGCAGTGCCGGCAGAGGTTCAGAAATAG
- a CDS encoding DUF2309 domain-containing protein, producing MPIERSVLRARIENAAEYIGPLWPLQTFNAANPLVGFEDQSFDQAVQQARQLLGGRGYPHPSVFRQAWENDEIDPEILTRHLADHGITQRPEVLLDRMESDDRSEPAPPSDEPLDRVTVKWLSAFLDQGQAAWPMPKRSDGFYAAWRAVAPYDNAVPSITRTADLPDTLLEAFEEVLASYPEKRWESIFVHHLAALPGWTGFIKWRARRGNTEWQEAYPITLADYLAVRLILATHLDAAVTPDRAQDLPANGTDRPFLPQIWLRAWEKSYRDRLLDTLAQANKDPQASRDRSPNSARPDAQFAFCIDVRSEIIRRHIEDQGAYETHGYAGFFGVPMQHQPYGAETTVKSCPPIVDPKHRIIDRPADNTAEAVDTYGWWTALETGRRHLVKTLKSNVAAAFGFVEGSGGFFGGAMAARTLLPSALFRLGTRLTDWIPQPTAFTEPTVDRPSADDADWENGLPVGLSHEAKVLYAEAAFRLMGWTDRFAPLVIFTGHGTQTPNNPYKSSLDCGACSGNPGGPNARVLAAICNEDAVQNELREREIDIPDDTVFLAGQHNTTTDEITLFVDDRTPTVPSDALAQVKDDLKAAQAQATTERVRTMNATVDSGQPRAAVRETERRAADWAETRPEWGLAGNASFIIGPRRLTETVDLDGRAFLHSYDWATDEDGTALENIMTGPLVVGEWINTQYYFSTVDNAAYGSGSKVTQNVVGKVGIVQGNGGDLMTGLPLQSLQIDDEHPFHRPLRLLTIIHAPTERVDAVLDRHASLVQLLDHEWIHLTIMDPTQNNRFFHYEAGKWTAHTDASHASAEPALAARTS from the coding sequence ATGCCTATTGAACGTTCCGTTCTGCGTGCTCGGATCGAGAATGCGGCCGAGTACATCGGTCCTCTTTGGCCGTTGCAAACCTTTAACGCTGCCAATCCCCTGGTGGGGTTTGAGGACCAGTCCTTCGATCAGGCGGTCCAGCAGGCCCGCCAACTGCTCGGGGGACGCGGATACCCCCACCCTTCGGTGTTTCGCCAGGCCTGGGAAAATGATGAGATCGACCCCGAGATTCTGACGCGGCACCTCGCAGATCACGGCATCACACAGCGGCCGGAGGTGCTCCTCGACCGAATGGAATCCGATGACCGCAGTGAGCCTGCCCCTCCGTCAGACGAGCCCCTCGACCGGGTCACCGTAAAGTGGCTGTCGGCATTCCTCGACCAGGGACAGGCCGCCTGGCCGATGCCGAAGCGATCGGACGGATTTTACGCCGCCTGGCGCGCCGTGGCTCCGTACGACAACGCCGTCCCCTCCATCACACGGACGGCGGACCTCCCCGATACGCTGCTGGAAGCCTTCGAGGAGGTATTGGCCAGCTATCCCGAGAAGCGCTGGGAAAGCATCTTCGTCCACCACCTCGCGGCCCTGCCGGGCTGGACCGGCTTCATCAAGTGGCGGGCCCGGCGCGGGAATACAGAATGGCAAGAGGCCTATCCCATTACTCTAGCCGACTACCTTGCCGTGCGCCTGATCTTGGCCACGCACTTGGACGCCGCGGTGACGCCGGACCGGGCCCAAGATCTTCCCGCCAACGGCACCGATCGTCCCTTCCTTCCCCAGATCTGGCTCCGGGCATGGGAAAAAAGCTACCGGGACCGGCTGCTCGACACCTTAGCACAGGCCAACAAGGACCCACAGGCCAGCAGGGACCGAAGCCCCAACAGTGCCCGTCCCGATGCGCAGTTCGCCTTTTGTATTGACGTACGGTCGGAGATCATCCGACGTCACATTGAGGACCAGGGGGCCTACGAGACGCACGGATACGCCGGCTTCTTCGGCGTCCCGATGCAGCACCAGCCGTACGGAGCCGAAACAACGGTCAAGTCCTGTCCGCCGATTGTAGACCCCAAACACCGCATTATCGATCGCCCGGCAGACAATACAGCGGAGGCAGTCGATACCTACGGCTGGTGGACCGCCCTGGAAACGGGGCGCCGGCATCTCGTCAAAACCTTAAAGAGCAACGTCGCTGCGGCATTCGGTTTCGTGGAGGGAAGCGGCGGCTTCTTTGGCGGCGCCATGGCCGCCCGAACGCTTCTCCCATCGGCCCTCTTCCGGCTGGGTACGCGCCTGACCGACTGGATTCCTCAGCCCACTGCCTTTACCGAACCCACGGTGGATCGTCCCTCGGCCGACGATGCGGACTGGGAGAACGGCCTGCCGGTGGGACTCTCTCACGAGGCAAAGGTCTTGTACGCCGAAGCCGCGTTCCGGCTCATGGGCTGGACTGATCGCTTTGCCCCACTTGTGATCTTCACCGGCCACGGCACCCAGACGCCGAACAATCCCTACAAGTCGAGTCTCGACTGCGGGGCATGCTCCGGCAATCCGGGCGGGCCGAACGCACGGGTCCTGGCCGCAATTTGCAATGAGGACGCAGTACAGAACGAATTGCGCGAGCGGGAGATCGACATCCCCGACGACACGGTCTTCCTCGCTGGCCAGCACAACACCACGACGGACGAGATCACCCTCTTCGTCGACGACCGCACCCCCACGGTCCCGTCCGACGCTCTCGCCCAAGTAAAGGACGACCTGAAGGCCGCTCAGGCTCAGGCCACAACCGAGCGGGTTCGAACCATGAATGCAACGGTCGACTCGGGGCAGCCGCGGGCGGCCGTACGCGAGACGGAACGGCGGGCGGCCGACTGGGCTGAAACGCGTCCGGAGTGGGGACTGGCCGGCAACGCCTCTTTCATTATCGGCCCGCGTCGCCTCACCGAAACCGTGGACCTGGACGGGCGGGCGTTCCTGCACTCCTACGACTGGGCGACGGACGAGGACGGCACGGCCTTAGAAAACATCATGACCGGCCCGCTGGTCGTCGGGGAGTGGATTAACACCCAGTACTACTTTTCAACGGTCGATAACGCCGCGTACGGGAGCGGCTCAAAAGTGACGCAGAACGTCGTCGGTAAGGTCGGTATTGTTCAAGGAAATGGGGGAGATCTCATGACGGGGCTGCCCCTGCAGTCGCTACAGATCGATGACGAGCACCCCTTCCACCGCCCGCTGCGACTCCTCACCATCATTCACGCCCCGACCGAACGGGTCGACGCTGTTCTTGATCGGCATGCCTCTCTCGTCCAACTCCTCGACCACGAGTGGATCCATCTCACGATCATGGATCCGACCCAGAACAACCGCTTCTTCCACTATGAGGCTGGGAAATGGACCGCCCATACGGATGCCAGTCATGCCTCCGCCGAGCCAGCGCTCGCAGCCCGGACATCATGA
- a CDS encoding aspartate aminotransferase family protein: MTTDEIVNLENKLEIPTYSKMPMALVEGDGAYVWDAEGNRYLDFYGGHCVSLLGHSPAPVVEAIKEQAEKLLFYSNVAHSPVRAQAAERLTSLAPEERDWQVFFANSGSEANETSLKLARKYTGRSGVVALEDGWHGRTLGSLATTHDEKYRTPYLDVLPETTWIPVGDLDAAEEALAGEDVAAVLLEPIQSIAGMKEIPADFVQGLRDLCDTYGTLLAFDEVQTGVGRTGAFSMADHLGTTPDLISLAKSLGAGVPVSSVLVTDKVAMTVESGDQGSTYGGGMLAMAAVKATLETLVEKNLMARATAIHEQVRKHVGPVVEEVRGRGCLMGLKLDRPVGPVKDALREQGVLVGGSSDPHVMRLMPPLVVSDEDVKTFADALHTALDETPAPAEAA; the protein is encoded by the coding sequence ATGACTACCGACGAGATCGTTAATCTCGAAAACAAGCTCGAAATCCCTACTTACAGCAAGATGCCGATGGCGCTCGTGGAGGGGGACGGCGCCTACGTGTGGGACGCCGAGGGGAATCGATACCTCGACTTTTATGGCGGGCACTGCGTGTCGTTGCTTGGACACAGCCCGGCGCCGGTCGTGGAGGCGATTAAGGAGCAGGCCGAAAAGCTACTCTTCTACTCGAACGTGGCCCACAGCCCGGTTCGGGCACAGGCCGCCGAGCGGCTCACGTCGCTCGCGCCCGAGGAGCGAGACTGGCAGGTCTTCTTCGCGAACTCGGGCTCGGAAGCAAACGAAACGTCGCTCAAGCTGGCGCGGAAGTACACCGGGCGTTCCGGCGTTGTGGCGCTGGAAGATGGGTGGCACGGACGTACGCTCGGCAGCCTCGCCACCACGCACGACGAGAAGTATCGCACGCCCTACCTCGACGTGTTGCCGGAGACGACCTGGATTCCGGTGGGCGACCTCGACGCGGCGGAAGAGGCGCTGGCGGGAGAGGACGTGGCGGCGGTGCTTCTGGAGCCGATCCAGAGCATTGCGGGAATGAAGGAGATTCCCGCCGACTTCGTGCAGGGGCTTCGCGACCTCTGTGACACGTACGGGACGCTCCTTGCGTTCGATGAGGTGCAGACGGGCGTCGGGCGCACGGGGGCTTTTTCGATGGCCGACCATCTTGGGACCACGCCAGACCTCATCTCGCTGGCGAAGAGCCTCGGGGCCGGCGTGCCGGTCAGCTCTGTGCTCGTGACCGACAAGGTGGCTATGACCGTAGAGTCTGGCGATCAGGGATCCACTTACGGCGGCGGCATGCTGGCGATGGCGGCGGTGAAGGCCACACTGGAGACGCTGGTGGAGAAGAACCTGATGGCACGGGCGACGGCCATTCACGAGCAGGTGCGCAAGCATGTGGGACCGGTCGTGGAGGAGGTGCGGGGACGTGGTTGTCTCATGGGCCTCAAGCTCGATCGTCCAGTGGGGCCGGTCAAAGATGCGCTGCGCGAGCAGGGCGTGCTGGTCGGCGGCTCGTCGGACCCGCACGTGATGCGGCTGATGCCCCCGCTCGTGGTGAGCGATGAGGACGTGAAAACGTTCGCTGATGCATTGCACACGGCTCTGGACGAAACCCCCGCGCCGGCGGAGGCAGCTTAA
- a CDS encoding proton-conducting transporter membrane subunit — protein MPLLLTRLTWLLFILSLGALVWSPDPEWAHGTLLHVDGLTRLMAVVTTFFSGIIQSFSRRYMAGAKRLSSFYGRLFSLTLIVVVLTAANHLVLFVGAWTAMGWLLADLIGHVRGWPQAQAASRFARGHFLASSALVAGALGLLGVQAHTVTINGVLAAVPSLPTSTVALSALLLLGGAMIQSALVPFHRWLLSSMTAPTPVSGFMHAGLVNAGGILLARFAPVAFELSWVMLGIVIAGGVSALLGQAWILVQTDVKRQLGASTVAQMGFMVLQCGLGLIPAAITHLLLHGFYKAYLFLATGSAVQHTTPSGTSPAPSSIAGSLVALASALLGGFLFAFLTGKSLTALGSGTLLTLFVVLAVLHATRTMVRRSALPGTARLWAVPTVLLSSIGLYALVYNGVSALLAPLPMATFHAPLTPVHWTLAVLFIAAYVATDRGWHRTSTRLYVALLNTSQPASTTLLHNRDQYNAY, from the coding sequence ATGCCGCTCCTGCTTACCCGCCTGACGTGGTTGCTCTTCATTCTGAGTCTCGGTGCTCTTGTGTGGTCCCCCGATCCAGAGTGGGCACACGGGACCCTTCTCCACGTGGACGGGCTCACCCGTCTCATGGCCGTCGTGACCACCTTCTTCAGCGGCATCATTCAAAGCTTCTCGCGTCGGTACATGGCAGGCGCCAAGCGCCTGTCCTCCTTCTATGGGCGCCTCTTCTCCCTCACGCTCATCGTGGTGGTGCTTACGGCGGCCAACCATCTCGTTCTGTTCGTCGGTGCCTGGACGGCAATGGGCTGGTTGCTCGCGGACCTGATCGGACACGTGCGGGGCTGGCCCCAAGCACAAGCGGCGTCCCGATTTGCCCGTGGCCATTTTTTGGCGAGCAGCGCACTCGTGGCCGGGGCCCTTGGCCTCTTGGGCGTACAGGCCCACACCGTCACGATCAACGGTGTGCTGGCGGCCGTGCCGTCCCTCCCGACGTCCACGGTTGCGCTTTCTGCCCTCCTCCTCTTGGGAGGCGCCATGATTCAATCTGCCCTCGTACCGTTTCACCGATGGCTACTGTCGTCGATGACGGCCCCGACACCGGTGTCGGGCTTCATGCATGCTGGACTCGTGAATGCGGGCGGCATTCTTCTGGCCCGGTTCGCCCCTGTCGCCTTCGAGCTCTCTTGGGTCATGCTGGGAATTGTGATTGCGGGCGGCGTCAGTGCCCTGCTCGGGCAGGCCTGGATCCTGGTCCAGACCGACGTGAAGCGACAGCTCGGGGCCTCGACGGTAGCTCAAATGGGATTTATGGTGCTGCAGTGCGGCTTGGGGCTCATTCCGGCTGCGATCACTCACCTCCTGTTGCACGGCTTCTACAAGGCCTACCTGTTCCTTGCCACCGGCTCCGCCGTACAGCACACCACTCCGTCCGGAACGTCCCCTGCTCCCTCCTCCATCGCCGGTAGCCTCGTGGCGCTCGCCTCCGCCCTCCTGGGTGGATTCCTGTTTGCGTTCCTCACAGGGAAGTCGCTCACGGCCCTCGGGAGCGGAACCCTACTGACCCTGTTTGTGGTCTTGGCCGTGCTACATGCCACGCGGACGATGGTGCGCCGCTCCGCCCTTCCCGGCACTGCCCGCCTCTGGGCGGTCCCCACGGTTCTGCTGTCGTCGATCGGCCTGTATGCGCTCGTCTACAACGGCGTGTCGGCCCTTCTGGCCCCGCTCCCGATGGCAACGTTCCATGCTCCCCTTACTCCTGTGCATTGGACGCTCGCCGTCCTCTTCATTGCGGCCTACGTGGCCACGGACCGCGGCTGGCACCGCACCAGCACGCGGCTCTACGTGGCCCTCTTGAACACCTCCCAGCCGGCTTCGACCACCCTGCTGCACAATCGCGATCAGTACAATGCCTATTGA
- a CDS encoding DUF2294 domain-containing protein: protein MPTSSVPSNKTKGQIEAAVTKAITQLERDYLGRGPKEAKSFIVENLVVVKLQGILSPAEQQLSHENGGVELIKKMRTRLIESSSTDLCGLVAEETGVQVVSMHTDISARTGERVFVFSLEDDLETILEEQ from the coding sequence ATGCCCACGTCTTCCGTTCCGTCCAACAAAACGAAAGGCCAAATTGAGGCTGCGGTCACCAAGGCCATCACGCAACTTGAGCGCGACTATCTCGGACGAGGCCCCAAGGAAGCCAAATCCTTCATCGTCGAAAATCTGGTCGTCGTAAAGCTCCAGGGCATTTTGAGCCCCGCCGAACAACAGCTGAGCCACGAGAACGGGGGCGTCGAGCTGATCAAAAAGATGCGGACCCGTTTGATTGAAAGCTCTAGCACGGATCTCTGTGGACTCGTGGCCGAAGAAACCGGCGTTCAGGTCGTAAGTATGCATACGGACATTAGCGCTCGGACCGGGGAGCGCGTGTTCGTCTTCAGCCTCGAAGACGACCTTGAGACAATATTGGAAGAGCAATAG
- the argB gene encoding acetylglutamate kinase, whose protein sequence is MSNENSSPIVVKIGGSLMETADGMDALWSALQSLRAQAPVTIVHGGGTQMSDMADRLDHTPRRVQGRRVTTDLDLEIAKWTMSGALNTQLVAQAAAHDLTAVGLSGADSCQVQVSKRPPWDINGERVDFGWVGDIEAIDSSLLESLLAQGIMPIVAPLGIDEEGQLYNVNADTVASALAGALQARELLFVTGTGGVRRNADDPESHLSTCDAETFDVGVAEGWIEGGMRVKMKTALDALRNGVSQAFVCAPDDLVARSQATEVIA, encoded by the coding sequence ATGAGCAACGAGAACAGCAGCCCCATCGTCGTAAAGATCGGCGGGTCCTTGATGGAAACGGCAGACGGAATGGATGCGCTCTGGTCCGCCCTCCAGTCGCTCCGCGCGCAGGCGCCGGTCACAATTGTGCACGGCGGCGGCACACAGATGAGCGACATGGCCGACCGTCTCGACCACACGCCGCGCCGCGTACAGGGCCGTCGCGTGACGACCGACCTCGATTTGGAGATCGCAAAGTGGACCATGAGCGGAGCGCTCAACACGCAGCTCGTGGCCCAGGCCGCCGCGCACGACCTCACCGCCGTCGGGCTTTCTGGGGCCGATTCCTGTCAAGTACAGGTTTCGAAGCGACCGCCCTGGGACATCAACGGCGAACGCGTGGACTTCGGCTGGGTCGGCGACATCGAGGCGATCGATTCGTCGCTCTTGGAAAGCCTGCTGGCGCAGGGCATCATGCCCATCGTTGCGCCGCTCGGCATCGACGAGGAGGGACAGCTTTACAATGTGAATGCCGACACGGTGGCCAGTGCCCTTGCAGGGGCACTTCAGGCGAGAGAATTGCTGTTTGTGACCGGGACCGGCGGGGTGCGCCGCAACGCCGACGATCCGGAGTCGCACCTTTCCACCTGCGATGCCGAGACGTTCGACGTAGGGGTGGCGGAGGGCTGGATTGAGGGGGGCATGCGGGTCAAAATGAAAACAGCCTTGGATGCGCTCCGAAATGGCGTCAGCCAGGCCTTTGTCTGTGCCCCCGATGATCTGGTCGCGCGGTCCCAGGCCACCGAGGTTATTGCGTAA
- a CDS encoding M20/M25/M40 family metallo-hydrolase produces MSTSQIETTDAVALLKEMVRFPSLSGEESDIASFVAEYVQRDGVTVERLDDNVVFSIGGGDDTLLLNTHLDVVPPSSDHPYDPFDPVQVEGQLYGRGSVDAKASGAAMTTALLSLAEEDWTPDDGRVMVALTTNEESGGKENGLQDVRPHLPDLNAAVIGEPTSLQPCVAQKGLLILKVHTHGKSAHAGRSHLGENAISKAAEAIRQVEGLSLDREDPYLGSPNVTVTMIEGGAANNVVPEHSVFTVDVRTTPAYTHDELIQVFREHVDAEVEVYSKRLVPCATPDDTRIATAAQTALPDTEPFGSPTCSDWVFLHDVPAVKLGPGLSERSHTAEEHIETAEVHRAVDVYRDLIRAYFAPRA; encoded by the coding sequence ATGTCCACGTCCCAGATTGAAACCACCGACGCCGTTGCACTGCTGAAAGAGATGGTTCGATTTCCCTCCCTCAGCGGAGAGGAGTCTGACATTGCTAGTTTCGTAGCAGAGTATGTTCAGCGCGACGGGGTGACTGTGGAGCGACTGGACGACAACGTCGTCTTCTCGATCGGCGGCGGCGACGACACACTTCTCCTCAACACCCACCTCGACGTGGTGCCGCCCTCCAGCGACCACCCATACGATCCCTTCGATCCGGTGCAGGTGGAAGGGCAGCTGTATGGGCGAGGCAGCGTGGACGCCAAGGCGAGTGGGGCGGCGATGACGACGGCCCTGCTATCGCTGGCCGAGGAGGACTGGACCCCGGACGACGGTCGGGTCATGGTGGCGCTCACGACGAACGAGGAATCGGGCGGGAAGGAGAACGGCCTCCAGGACGTGCGGCCGCACCTGCCGGATCTCAATGCGGCGGTCATTGGCGAGCCCACGTCGCTTCAGCCCTGCGTCGCGCAGAAGGGGCTCCTCATCTTGAAGGTTCACACCCATGGCAAATCCGCCCACGCGGGCCGCTCGCATCTGGGCGAAAATGCCATCTCGAAGGCTGCGGAGGCCATTCGGCAGGTCGAGGGACTGTCGTTGGATCGCGAGGACCCCTACCTCGGATCACCGAACGTGACCGTGACGATGATTGAGGGGGGGGCTGCCAACAATGTCGTTCCCGAACATAGCGTCTTTACGGTAGATGTGCGCACGACGCCGGCCTACACGCACGACGAGTTGATTCAGGTCTTCCGGGAGCACGTGGACGCGGAGGTAGAGGTGTATAGCAAGCGCTTGGTTCCGTGTGCTACTCCGGACGACACTCGCATCGCGACGGCCGCCCAGACGGCCCTTCCCGACACCGAGCCCTTTGGCTCGCCTACCTGCTCCGATTGGGTATTCCTCCACGATGTCCCGGCGGTGAAATTGGGACCGGGACTGAGCGAGCGGTCCCATACGGCCGAGGAGCACATCGAGACGGCGGAGGTTCATCGGGCCGTAGACGTGTATCGCGACCTCATCAGGGCCTATTTTGCCCCCCGTGCGTGA
- a CDS encoding P-II family nitrogen regulator: MSDPSTSEQTEHTLHPLKKIEIIVRGEKEPFVRDLLDESNISGYTIHHNVTGRGEHGFHEGRLLFNDRDSLVMFFAVGQEESIQTIVDGLTPLFEQSSGVMFVSDTSVVRLDKFLKED; the protein is encoded by the coding sequence ATGAGTGATCCGTCTACCAGTGAACAAACTGAGCATACCCTCCACCCACTCAAGAAAATCGAAATTATCGTGCGCGGGGAAAAAGAGCCGTTCGTCCGCGACCTGCTCGATGAGTCGAATATCAGCGGCTACACGATTCATCACAACGTGACGGGGCGTGGGGAGCACGGCTTCCACGAAGGACGCCTGCTCTTCAACGACCGCGACAGTCTCGTGATGTTCTTTGCAGTGGGCCAGGAAGAATCGATCCAAACCATCGTGGACGGCCTCACGCCCCTCTTCGAACAAAGCTCCGGCGTGATGTTCGTCTCCGATACAAGCGTGGTGCGGCTCGATAAATTCCTGAAGGAGGACTAA